AGAAATTTATCAATATCAGAATCCCAAGTCGAGTATTTAGTGGCTCCTATTTTTTCTGTAACTTCATCAGCTAGTTCTAATAGATAGGTAGCACTTTGTGGATTGACAATATATGCGACGGCAGAAGTGGAATACCCTTGAGCATAGCCTTCTGGTGAAACATGATAAACTTGCGGCGCACAAGTGTAAAGCCAGCTAATGCCAACATCAGTTTGATCGGGATTAAAAGGTAAGGGTAATTTACCAAAACCTATTACTGGCACAAAATCTGCTTCAATAATTAGGGTCGGTTTATCTGCTTGGGCGGCTCTTTCCCAGGCGTGGCGATGATTTAGTAAGCATAAATAACTGCGAGAAAAGTCTTTAAATTCTGGCTTACTTTCTTGGCGAAGAACTTCATAATCAAATTCTTCTTGTTTTAAGGTTACTTCTAATTGATCAGTTGCTTCTTTATGAGCAATAATTAGTACTTTATCAATATAGTTAATTAAATAATTATTCACCGTTTCTTGCTTGCTCATACCTTTTATTAAAATTATTTGTTGGCATTTACTAGTAGTTTTTCCAGGCTGATGTTGTGTATGAATACTGTGGTATGGGATCTTGCCTATGTTAAAAAGGTAGACATTCAACCTACCAGCAGAATTTTAACTTGATAATTAATTTTTCACTCTTTGATTTGTGGTGCTGGTAGCTCCTTGAGGATTCGCCAAATTACGGTGTAACTACCATCAGACCTTTTGCGGACTGGTCGAAAAGCAATAATCATATCGCTACTACGCACTTGTTTTAATTGGTCTAGGTAGCTGCTCTTTTCTATATTGGCGATCTGACCATTGAGAATAATCTCTGGTAGTTGGAATTGCAGCGATCGCACTAAATAAGTATGATTCAATTGGGCGGTGGTACTAGCCCAAATTACCTGATTTTGCTGCCAATTCTGGTCTTTACCTGTAATAAAGCGTCTTCTATCTACTTGTAAAGCTGCCAACTGTTGAGGGGGTTGGTAGTTCAGGAAGAACTCTCTGGTTGATGAGGGTACAGCTTTCAACCTATCATCTAATTTCTCTAATGGCACATCCCCCAGGTTTACCATAAAGCTATAATCTACCCCCTGATGTCGTAGCTGGAATTTCTCATCTACTATCTCAAGTGTTAAACTAGGATTAAGTCCTGCTTGGGTATTACCCAACCTCGGAAAAGCATAGCGTTCACTTACACTAGCCTGTAATCGGTTACTTACAGTATTGAGCAGACGCTGGTAAGCTGATGCAGGCAAAGCCCGAAAAATACCAGTACGTGGTAATCGCAAAAACTTAGCGTAAGTTTCCGCCTCTTGCGGGTCAAGTCCATAAGTAAAGCGGTCAAGAGCTATATTAGTTTTTTGTGCATCTCGAAATTTTGTTTCTGGGGGAAATGCTATCTGCGCTGCTGTCAATGACTGCTTGGCATTGGCTAATATATTTAGTGTTGCATCTGGTGGAGCGATCGCAGGTTGCATCGGTGGCTGATAATTAGCTATCGCTGTTTTACCAATTACACCGATAATTGGTAATGCAGATGGGGAAGTGACTGTGGTAGACTGTGGCAGTGATAAATTTGGTTCTCTAGTTGATAGAGGCGTTGCTGGCTTTCCCAAGTTGGGCAGTTGTGTTGGTGCAATAGTCAGTATTGGGTCTGACTTACGTTCCCCACTTACCAAGGGTAACGGTCTAACTAAACCGACTTCACCCCGGCGAGACAAGAGTTGATCTAGTACGGGCGAAAGTTTAAATAACTCCTGGCTAGAAGCAGACAAAGCACAATAAATTTTTGTTTGTGATTGACTCCACTGGCTAGATAAGGGAAAAGTTGCTTGCTGCTGGCACAAATTCTGACTGCTAGGGTAATGGCGCTTGAGAAAAGCTTCTACTGTTTTATTTTGGATAATTAACTGTCCACGCACAGCACGCATCTGATTTGCATCTGGAGAAACTAGAGCTTGTTCGATGCGTACAATCAAATCTAGCTGTTGCTGAATTAAATAACTGGCATCAGTATAAAAATTTTCATTAGTTGACGCAACAGCCAGAGTATGATTATGAGGTGAAGACTGATATTGTAGAGCAAGGGCGTTTCCTGCCAAGCTAGTGACCCAAAAAGGCAATAAAAGGCTAAAAACTATGGTTCTCATCTCCAAAACCTTGTGTGAATAGGTGTAGTAAAAATCTAAAATAGAGATTAAATTGAGAAAAAACGACCACGACAATTGTCAGTTTATTCTAATTTTTGCAAAGCGTCGCCGGGTTGTTACCAGTGCTGAAACACGATTCCATGCAAGTTTCCCAGGATCAGCCTATTTATTCTGAGGCTTCACTCCAGCTGTTGTTGTTCGTTGATGGACGACCTCAGTCCAAACAGCAGGTGCAGCGTATCCGTGCTTACTTAAAAGAATTACAGGCTGAGTATAACTTTGAACTTCAAATTATTGATGTCGGACAACAACCATACTTAGCAGAACATTTTAAGTTAGTCGCTACACCAGCGTTAATTAAGATTCATCCCGAACCCAGGCAGACTTTAGCCGGCAGCAACATCATCACCCAACTCAAGAACTGGTGGCCGCGATGGCAAGCCTCCGCAGAGGCTTATGTAAAATTGCAGGAAGAGTTACAACAAGAGCGTATAGATGACAATGGTCTAGTGGTGCAACCTCAATCAACTATTAGTTCTATTGCCGTTTCTTCTGAATTGTTGCGCCTTTCAGATGAAATTTTTAATCTCAAACAAGAAAAAGAGAAATTAATAGAGCAGTTACAGTTTAAAGACCGAGTGATTGCCATGTTAGTTCATGACCTACGTAACCCACTAACAGCAGCTGCGATCGCCATCGAAACCCTACAGTCTAACTACAACCCAGACATCGGTACATTTCAACGCCTAAAACCTGCTTTAGTCGTCAATCTCCTCAGACAAGCCCGTACTCAAACCAAATCAATAGATAAAATGATTGCGGAGCTATTACAAGTTGGTAGAGGTTCTGATACAGAGTTCATAATTATACCACAAAAAACTGAAATTGGCTCACTGTGTTTAGAAATACTAGCGCAATTGCGCGATCGCTACACAACCAAAGCGCAGAAAGTTGAAACAGACATTCCCCAAGACTTACCCTGTGTTTACGCCGACCCCGAACGCATTCGCCAAGTACTGATAAACTTGCTAGACAACGCCATTAAATACACACCAGAAGGTGGCACAATTAGCATTGCTGGATTACATCGTACTACACAAAAAATACAATTTAGTATTGGTGACACAGGCCCTGGTATTCCCATAGAGAATCGAGAGCGCATATTTGAAAATCACTATCGTCTAGAGCGAGATGAAGCTAAAGATGGTTACGGCATCGGCTTATCTTTATGTCAAAGAATCATCCGCGCCCACTACGGACAAATCTGGGTAGACTCTAACCCCCACGGCGGAGCGTGGTTTCACTTTACACTTCCCGTATATCCTGCGTAGGGAGCGGGGGAGTAATCAATTCAAAATTCAAAATTCAAAATTCAAACAGTTCTACCTCCTGCCTTTTGACTATGGACTATGGACTATGGACTAATGACAACTGTCAACTGTTAACTGTCAACTGACAAATCCGATTACGTCCTGCTTCTTTTGCCTGATAAAGAGCTTTATCCGCAGTTGCAATTAACTCGGATGGCGAAGACTCCCAAGTAGGAATGACAGTTGCTACACCCATACTCAGGGTAATATGGTCACTGATAATTGATTTGCGGTGGGGAATTTGCAAATTTCTAACGCTGTACTGGATGTTTTTGGCGACATAAGTTGCTCCGTCTGCATGAGTATACGGCATGATTACGGCAAATTCTTCACCGCCATAACGAGCTACTAAATCTCGATGTTTCTGTACCTTGTAGCTTAAAACAGCACCTACTCTTTGTAAACAGATGTCTCCGGCTGGGTGTCCATATTGGTCATTATAAAATTTAAAAAAGTCAATATCACATAAAATCAGTGACAGAGGAGCGCCCTCTTGTACCAAGTTAATCCATTGTGTATTCAAGTAATTATCAAAGCGACGGCGATTTGCTAATCCAGTTAAGCCGTCTACATTGGCTAAATGCTGTAAAGCCAAGTTAGCCGCCTCTAGCTGTTTATAAACTTGTGCTTGCTGTAGCAATCTTCTCAGACGTTGACGCAATACAGGCCAGTGGATGGGCTTAGTAATATAATCAGTCGCTCCCGCCTCAAAAGCACGATCTACGGATTCTGCATCGTTTAAACTTGTAATCATGATGATAGGAGTACGTTCCCATAATCTGGAAATCATTGTGCTACCTAATTCAGCATCATTATCTAAATTTGCTAAAGCGGAAATTAAGTTATTTCTGGCAATTTGCAATAATTCCTTACAGCAAATAAAACCATCCATTACAGGCATCATTGCATCCAGTAAAACTATATCTGGTTTTACTGTCTCATAAGCATCCAGACACTGTTTACCATCTGTTACCTCTACCACTCGATAGCCTTCTCTTTCCATAGCTTCACGCAATAGCATACGGATGATTTTGTCATCATCTGCGACTAAAATAAGGGGTGGTTTTTTAGAAAGAGAATATGGGCTTATGCCTGACATGAGTTGCATTCCATAGAAAATCAGAGTTCTGAGGACTGAAAAACTACTTAAAGCTTCACCTTGGGGCTAAATTACCAATTAGCGATGGCGTTCCGCCCAGCGTAGCTGATCGCTTTTTTAGACTATTGATAATTTCAGCCATTTCTCGACGAGTTTGTAGGTAAACGCCTACATAACAATCATCAATGCTGAAATGTAGTTGTCCTATCCATCCCTCTTTTCTCCTTGACTTGTTCGATGACTTGCGGCTCAGAATATTTACTGACATTGGTTTGGTTACACATGGCATAGAAATAACAAAAGTAATAAACAATTACCTTACTCCCTATAGTGACAATAAGAAATATTACTTTTATGATTCCCCTTTAATAAAACGTAATCACGCTCTTAAAATAAAATTCACATCGCAAATCTTATTTTTCGCTCTAAAGTAGCTTTTTTATCTAAACTTTAAAATTTAACAGAATGAGAAAATCACTTAATTACATTGAGAAAATATCATAAACTGAACACTACATTACCTATAGATCGGGAATCAACGAAATTTTCATAGAGTTAAGAATGAGTATCTGATAGGTGAACTAAAGTTTTTACGTCTGTTATCAAGCTAGTAACACTATTTGTTTTATATGCTATTTCTGTTTTACTTAATTCAGTAAAATTGCTGATAACAATCAAATAACATCTTATTTATTTATTCATCTAATTTTTTAGCTGCATCCTAGAGAATAAAATTTTAGACTACTTGATAATTTGTGTTGAATCTGAATCGCTAAAATGGCGTTTTTATTGAAGATACACAACTAAGAATAAAGATTATAATATTATTTCACGCAATGTCTTATACAAATATATGGGTAGGGCGTATGTGTTGCCAAGATTTTTGATAAAAGTAGAACATTGCGAGTAAATACTCTCAAAGTGTGAAGAAAAATGTTTATTTTTTCATTGTTGAAAATAAGTATCTTGTTAAAAGAAATAGAGATACTTAATAAATGTATAAAATAAGTGTGACTTACTTTTCAAACATTCTCTAAGGTCGAGATAACGATGATTCCATTAATCAACTTAGCTGGGTTTAAAAATGGTGACATCCAAACTCACCAGAATGTAGTAAAACAAATATATCAAGCTTGCCATGAAGTTGGCTTTATGTATTTACAAACAGGAATATCGCCAGAAATACTTGAGCAAGTATTTAGTTTCAGTAAAAAATTCTTCGATTTACCTATAGAGGTGAAACAGCAACTAGCTTGGAGTGATGAATTTAGTAATTTAGGCTATGTGGCAATAGAGAGAGAAAGCCTTAACCCTAAACAACCAGGTGATTTAAAAGAGGCTTTTAATATTAACATACAGGTTGATAGTGAAAATAGTAACCCCTCTCCTCACTCCTTAACGCTACTTGCTACAACGAGGGGAACCGACGCAACGCACCGGCTACTTCCTACACCTCTTTCTCCAGACAAAGAACCACTAATTATTGCTTTTTATCAAGCTTGTACAGAACTGGCTAATACTGTACTAGAAGCTTTGGCTTTAGCTCTAGAATTACCAGTTGACTTTTTGACAATTAGACATAATCAACATCATCATACTTTACGCCTGCTACACTATCCTCCCGTGCAGACATTACCCAAGCAGGGACAAGTACGTGCAGGGGAACATTGCGACTATGGCAGTATTACATTACTGTTTCAAGATGAGGTAGGTGGGTTAGAAGTTCAGACAAAAAATGGCCAGTGGATTGCCGCACCAAAAATTCCTGATACAGTCATAGTTAATACTGGTGATTTAATGCAACGGTGGACAAATGATGTATTTTGCTCAACTAAACATCGCGTGATCATTCCCAATGATCATAGAGTAGAGCGATCGCCTATGGCGGGTGGATCATTGTCGCGCTATTCTATTGCTTTTTTCTGCCATCCCAACAATGATACAGAAATTGCTTGCCTGAAAAGTTGTCAACAAGGAAAAGCACCTATCTATCCGCCCGTGCTTGCGGGAGAATATCTTATAAGTCGTCTACAAGCAACCTATTAGATGAAAACTTACGACTGGACTGTGGTGGGTGGGGGAATTACGGGTGCTGCACTCGCCTACGAATTAGTGAAAGTGGGTTTTAGTGTACTTCTACTAGAAAAAGACGCTGTAGTGCAAAATGCTACCCGTTATAGTTATGGTGGTTTAGCTTATTGGTCTGGTAGTACAGAACTTACTCGGCAATTATGCCAGGAAGCGATCGCCCGATACAATATCTTATCTCAAGAGTTAGATACTGATATTGAGTTACGGGAATTAGATTTATTACTGACAATACCTGCCGATAGTGATCCAGAAGCTACTGCTAGGTTATACGCTCAGTGTGTAGTACCGCCACGCTTACTCAGTGTATCAGAAGCTTGTGAATTAGAACCACTCATAAATAAAGGAGCGATCGCAGGTGCTTTAACTGTCAAACATGGTCATATCCATCCCCAGAAAACAGCGCAAGCATACATTCAAGCTTTTTTACGTGCTGGTGGTGAGTTACAAATTAGTGAGTGGGATGGAACAACTACTCACAGTGATAACGTAGTCATTTGTGCAGGTGGACTCAGCCGACAGTTATTAAAATCGCTAGGTATTTTTCTCAAAGTCTATTTTACCCATGCAGAAATTATCGAAATTTCTCCTGTTGATTGGCGACTAAATACTTTAGTTATGCCAGCTAATTTGCAACGATTTCAACTAGAAACTGCCTCTACTAAAGTTGATGAATTATGGGATGAACCGGGTAATCAACCTGTACTACCAATATTAGATGCGGGTGCAGTTCAGTTTTTAGATGGCAGTTTGCGCGTAGGACAAATTAGCCGCGTGATAACAGATCCTTATGCTGTAATTAATCCTGAAGAAAGTGAAAATTGGTTACGACAAAGCATCAGTCAAGTTTTACCTACATTGGGTAATTTGCCAGGAAGTTGGCATCATTGTTTAGTTGCATTTAGTAGCAATAGCTTACCTATAATTGGTGCTATTCCCGAATTAGCAGGCGTGTATATTTTCTCTGGTTTTAGTAATCCTCTAGTTTTTGTACCACCTTTAGCAAAACGATTTGCTCAATTCTTAGCAGGTAAAGAAGATGAAATCATTCCTCAATTATCACCATAAATTGCCCTTGTGCCTATGTGGTAATAACTGTGAACCATAGAGACACAGAGTTTTTATTTCAAGTATTCATAATATTAGTGTCTTCTGCCATCAGAATTGACGCTTCTTGCAATAACTCTTGTTGTTCTTGTTGAATTGCTTGCAGACGCGCAGCTATTTCTGTTAATCTATGTTTCTTATCTAGATAAATAACAGAAGCTTCTATTTTTTTATCTAAAATCTGATTTTTATTTAACCTTTGTACTGCTAAGTTACCCACTTGATTAAAAGAGAAAACACTAAATTTGATTAAACCTTGAAGTAGTTTTAATGGTACTTGTAGAATTGACAAACTGGCTGTTTCAATCAAGCGGATGATAGCTTTGATAATGCTCCAAATAAGAGCGATCGCAAATAGTAAAATAATTAAACTGATAATTGGGTGATTGCTTGCCCAACTGAGTATTTGTACTAACCGTAAAAATATGGGGTGCTGTACTAACCAATCATTTACAGAAGAATTTATCGCTGTTTGTACAGCCCCAGATGTTGTATTTTTGATCTGTTCTGCCGTTTGCCAACTTTGTCCTATTGTCGTTGTGACGGCATCAACAGCTTTGTCTGTGGCTGTAGTAGTTGTTTGCTGTAAAGATTGCTCAAGTTGCTGTGCTGAGTTAGTCAAGGAGTTAACACCTTGATTTACATAATCCTTGGCTACTTGCCAGCGTTGTAAAAATCCTTCACTTAAGCTTACATTTACTGGGTATACCATAAAACATTTTACTGTCCATCCTACTAAATTTAAGTAGCTTGGAGTGATGAAGATAAGTTTGTAGTCAAGGTTTTGAGTCTTTTGCAGGACTAAAGTCCTTACCCTCCGGGTTAGTTAGTCGCTCATGAGGGTTTCCCCATGAACGCGCTAACTCACTACAAACTTTCAATTATTGATTAAACAAATCTAAATCAGTAACAGCACCAACACTACTAGAAGCAACCAACTTGGCATATTTAGCCAGAATGCCTTTAGTATAACGAGGTGGACGGGGTTGCCATTTAGCACGGCGGCTTGCTAGTTCTTCTTCAGTGATATTTAACTGTAGCAAACGAGAATTAGCATCGATGGTGATACTATCATCTTCTTCGACCAGAGCAATGTTACCCCCAACCGCCGCCTCCGGCGCAACGTGTCCGACTACCATCCCGTAAGTACCACCAGAAAAACGGCCATCAGTAATTAACCCGACTGCATCCCCTAAACCTGCACCAATAATTGCTGAAGTCGGTGCAAGCATTTCTCGCATACCGGGGCCACCTTTAGGGCCTTCGTAACGGATAACAATCACATCACCAGCCTTGATTTTACCTGCCAGAATCGCATCTAAGCAGGATTCTTCCGATTCAAACACTCGCGCCGGGCCAGTAATTACAGGCTTTTTCACCCCAGTAATTTTGGCAACAGCACCCTCAGTAGCTAAATTACCCTTGAGTATCGCCAAGTGACCTTGAGCATACATCGGGTGATTCCAAGGACGAATGACATCTTGGCTAGGTGATGGTTCATCGGGGACATCTGCTAAAACTTCAGCAATGGTTTTACCTGTGATGGTGATACAGTCGCCGTGGAGTAAACCATGTACCAATAACATCTTCATCACTTGGGGGATACCGCCTGCTTGATGCAGGTCTGTGGCGACGTATCTACCACTGGGTTTGAGATCACATAAAACGGGTACACGACCACGGATAGTTTCAAAGTCATCTAAATTTAGTTCTACACCAGCCGCACGAGCGATCGCCAGAAAATGTAACACGGCGTTAGTTGAACCACCCACCGCCATAATCACAGAGATGGCATTTTCTATGGATTTACGGGTGATAATCTGTTTGGGTAATAGTTGATGGCGTATTGCTTCTACTAATACTTTGGCTGATTCTTCTGTACTGTCTGCTTTTTCATCATCTTCGGCTGACATTGTGGAGGAATAAGGTAAGCTCATACCCATCGCTTCAAAGGCGCTTGACATAGTATTTGCTGTATACATTCCACCACAGGAACCTGCACCTGGACAAGCACGGCGTTCGACTGCTAATAGTTCATCGTCGTTAATTTTGCCAGCGCTGTATTCACCCACAGCTTCAAAAGAGCTAACGACGGTTAAATCTCTACCGTTGTAGTGTCCTGGCTTAATAGTACCACCGTAAACAAAGATAGCCGGGATATTCAGCCGGGCGATCGCAATCATTGCTCCTGGCATATTTTTATCACAACCACCGATAGCAATTACCCCATCCATCGTTTGACCGTTACAAACGGTTTCAATGGAGTCGGCAATTACCTCTCTGGAAACTAGGGAATATTTCATCCCTTCCGTTCCCATAGAAATGCCATCACTAATGGTAATTGTACCGAATATTTGCGGCATTGCTCCAGCTAGTTTTACACCTGCTTCGGCTCTTTCGGCTAGTCTATTAATCCCCATGTTACAAGGGGTAATTGTACTGTAGCCATTGGCAACACCTACAATAGCTTTGGTAAAATCTGCATCCTGAAAACCAACCGCCCGGAGCATAGCTCTATTAGGCGATCGCTGCACCCCTTGTGTGACAACCTTGCTTCTAAAATTCTCCGACATCTTTTTTCCTTCCGTGCCTTCATCGCTTGTGTTGCGATCGTGTTATCTGTATTTTTTCAGGCAGATGATGCCTTGAT
Above is a genomic segment from Nostoc sp. MS1 containing:
- a CDS encoding LPS biosynthesis glycosyltransferase, which gives rise to MSKQETVNNYLINYIDKVLIIAHKEATDQLEVTLKQEEFDYEVLRQESKPEFKDFSRSYLCLLNHRHAWERAAQADKPTLIIEADFVPVIGFGKLPLPFNPDQTDVGISWLYTCAPQVYHVSPEGYAQGYSTSAVAYIVNPQSATYLLELADEVTEKIGATKYSTWDSDIDKFLRQRQLKNYIPWRNYGEHGGLPNPEHKQNNLSKVHRADVLYGKLAFTPLYAVGEQGGTGNFLNVRLQARLKGIARLAVGRFLRPPVVKGSTTPMRLIKFALLRQFSLRL
- a CDS encoding histidine kinase, with the translated sequence MLKHDSMQVSQDQPIYSEASLQLLLFVDGRPQSKQQVQRIRAYLKELQAEYNFELQIIDVGQQPYLAEHFKLVATPALIKIHPEPRQTLAGSNIITQLKNWWPRWQASAEAYVKLQEELQQERIDDNGLVVQPQSTISSIAVSSELLRLSDEIFNLKQEKEKLIEQLQFKDRVIAMLVHDLRNPLTAAAIAIETLQSNYNPDIGTFQRLKPALVVNLLRQARTQTKSIDKMIAELLQVGRGSDTEFIIIPQKTEIGSLCLEILAQLRDRYTTKAQKVETDIPQDLPCVYADPERIRQVLINLLDNAIKYTPEGGTISIAGLHRTTQKIQFSIGDTGPGIPIENRERIFENHYRLERDEAKDGYGIGLSLCQRIIRAHYGQIWVDSNPHGGAWFHFTLPVYPA
- a CDS encoding PleD family two-component system response regulator — translated: MSGISPYSLSKKPPLILVADDDKIIRMLLREAMEREGYRVVEVTDGKQCLDAYETVKPDIVLLDAMMPVMDGFICCKELLQIARNNLISALANLDNDAELGSTMISRLWERTPIIMITSLNDAESVDRAFEAGATDYITKPIHWPVLRQRLRRLLQQAQVYKQLEAANLALQHLANVDGLTGLANRRRFDNYLNTQWINLVQEGAPLSLILCDIDFFKFYNDQYGHPAGDICLQRVGAVLSYKVQKHRDLVARYGGEEFAVIMPYTHADGATYVAKNIQYSVRNLQIPHRKSIISDHITLSMGVATVIPTWESSPSELIATADKALYQAKEAGRNRICQLTVNS
- a CDS encoding isopenicillin N synthase family dioxygenase, with the protein product MTMIPLINLAGFKNGDIQTHQNVVKQIYQACHEVGFMYLQTGISPEILEQVFSFSKKFFDLPIEVKQQLAWSDEFSNLGYVAIERESLNPKQPGDLKEAFNINIQVDSENSNPSPHSLTLLATTRGTDATHRLLPTPLSPDKEPLIIAFYQACTELANTVLEALALALELPVDFLTIRHNQHHHTLRLLHYPPVQTLPKQGQVRAGEHCDYGSITLLFQDEVGGLEVQTKNGQWIAAPKIPDTVIVNTGDLMQRWTNDVFCSTKHRVIIPNDHRVERSPMAGGSLSRYSIAFFCHPNNDTEIACLKSCQQGKAPIYPPVLAGEYLISRLQATY
- a CDS encoding NAD(P)/FAD-dependent oxidoreductase codes for the protein MKTYDWTVVGGGITGAALAYELVKVGFSVLLLEKDAVVQNATRYSYGGLAYWSGSTELTRQLCQEAIARYNILSQELDTDIELRELDLLLTIPADSDPEATARLYAQCVVPPRLLSVSEACELEPLINKGAIAGALTVKHGHIHPQKTAQAYIQAFLRAGGELQISEWDGTTTHSDNVVICAGGLSRQLLKSLGIFLKVYFTHAEIIEISPVDWRLNTLVMPANLQRFQLETASTKVDELWDEPGNQPVLPILDAGAVQFLDGSLRVGQISRVITDPYAVINPEESENWLRQSISQVLPTLGNLPGSWHHCLVAFSSNSLPIIGAIPELAGVYIFSGFSNPLVFVPPLAKRFAQFLAGKEDEIIPQLSP
- the ilvD gene encoding dihydroxy-acid dehydratase, translated to MSENFRSKVVTQGVQRSPNRAMLRAVGFQDADFTKAIVGVANGYSTITPCNMGINRLAERAEAGVKLAGAMPQIFGTITISDGISMGTEGMKYSLVSREVIADSIETVCNGQTMDGVIAIGGCDKNMPGAMIAIARLNIPAIFVYGGTIKPGHYNGRDLTVVSSFEAVGEYSAGKINDDELLAVERRACPGAGSCGGMYTANTMSSAFEAMGMSLPYSSTMSAEDDEKADSTEESAKVLVEAIRHQLLPKQIITRKSIENAISVIMAVGGSTNAVLHFLAIARAAGVELNLDDFETIRGRVPVLCDLKPSGRYVATDLHQAGGIPQVMKMLLVHGLLHGDCITITGKTIAEVLADVPDEPSPSQDVIRPWNHPMYAQGHLAILKGNLATEGAVAKITGVKKPVITGPARVFESEESCLDAILAGKIKAGDVIVIRYEGPKGGPGMREMLAPTSAIIGAGLGDAVGLITDGRFSGGTYGMVVGHVAPEAAVGGNIALVEEDDSITIDANSRLLQLNITEEELASRRAKWQPRPPRYTKGILAKYAKLVASSSVGAVTDLDLFNQ